The Topomyia yanbarensis strain Yona2022 chromosome 3, ASM3024719v1, whole genome shotgun sequence nucleotide sequence aagttggacatcggataagcttcttctcgcgtgagtgagagagaatcaCAATGCCTGACTGAGAAGCATGATAAAGGTAGTTGTGTATAATCCTCTCAAATACTTTTTTCATGGCAGCTCTGAATAGATATTCCAACAACGAAAATTgtcccaaaatttaaaaaaatttcaagaagtAGTATGAGCTGCGGTAGACCTCTAGACGTTAATGAAAGTCCACCAAATTTAAGGTACGGTTCTTATTCATATCAAAAAAGCTTAAGCATCATGGatcttccaatttttttttggcccAACCTACTCATAGACAGTATTCTTGATCGTAAAAATTCACTGAAATAAAAGCTCTATTCATGTATATAATATTCTACACTAAacattttattactttttcaaGCTTCTTCATCCATCACAATGCTCGCGATCCACTGCGCGTACCTATTGATATTGATAAACACATCCGTGTAATTTAGTTGACATTTTGGAAATCCAAACGAAAATAATCCTTTCAGGAAGTATTGATTTTTGCGATCAGCATTTTTCACATACTGTAATGGTGCTCCACTCATAAAATGGAAGCAATCGTGGACATTTTCATGGTAATAGGTTCCGCAGATTTGATTACCATCGGAACTTAAACTTatgttgattttaccataaatGGACCTACATTTCTCGTGATCTTCCAATAGAGCAGTATCTCGTTTTAGAATGTGTGACTGCCTACCGACACGGCGCCAGCCACTGATCGTGTATATCTCATTGTAGTCCTCCAACGTCGGTAGGCAGATTGGTTTCACATTTGATCTAGTTGCGTCGGCCGGGTGCTTCAGCTTCAGGAGTGCGACGTTATTATCGTACCTTGGGCTATTAAATTGAGGATGTTTGAACACTTTCTCGACATCGATAGACTGCGTTGTTGTGGAAACAGTTTCGCCACTAAATGATTTTCCACTGTCCGGATTTGTTTTGAGATTAAACTCTCCTAATCGAACGGATTTTCTGTAATTAAATAATTCTTCATATCTATGAAACCTCAAATAATATCTCACTCACAATTTAAGTTTTCTGATACTACTATCAACACAGTGCCCAGCGGTGATAACGAATCTCGGATGTATGAGCGCACCATTACAAATAGTTTGAATCGAGGGCGAGCTTTCCATTTTAAACTCAAGCATAGCAGTCCAAGGATATTGCAGAAACACTGATTTTTTACTCTCAGGAATTGTGATGTTATAAGAATCCAACCCACAACTTCCCAAATTAAGCAAGTTCCGTTTTTTGACGTTTTCTTGATGCTGTGAAATCCACCTTAGGTAGTACGGTATATCGGTGAAGGTAACGAACTGCTGAGGATCACACCGTCTTCCGGTTTCCGAACGCGCTCCAGCACTTACAATACCTCTAATGTACCAGGCGTTATCTATTTTAAAGTACATCCCTCCTCCACTATCTCCATCACATACGTTCGTCATATTTTGGTTTCCAGCACAAAAGTTACTTTTGTCATCTGATAGCAGCTTACTGAAATGCTCCggtttactcttcaaacaagtAGCATAATCCACTACCGACAGAGTGGCTTGCTGCAATATGTCAACCAGTTTGTACTCATCTCCGACTCCCCACCCAGCTACAGTTCCCCTAGAGCTAAGGATCGAATTCAGTTCGGATTTTTCCACTGGCCAAAGGCAAATTGGTTGGATGTAATCAGAGAATGTGATGTCCTCCTCGGTTCTAAGTAATGCAATATCATTTCTCAAGTTATTTATGTTGAACGAATCATGCCGGATGACTTCCACCACTTCGTGTGTTCTGGAGTGCTCACTTGGGTAACTCTTGTTGTGCAATCCCAACTTGACTAGGAAGTTATCTGCCGAGAGGGACATCCGAAACGAAACCGTGCAATGCGCAGCTACAAATTTCCAATTCAATTACCTACAACAGGTAGCTTACTTTAAAATTAAGGCTTACCAGTCAGTACAAAATTCTCACTGATCACGCTTCCTCCACAAATGTAGTCTTCTCCTCCATTACTCTGCTTCCGGAAAACAGCAGCATGCCATGGCCATTCCGCTTCTAGGGCAGCGTTTCCTTTATATATGTATGCGAGAAAAGTGAGCTGCTTCTGCCCACATGGAACTGAAATCATTTAGCATCTTTTCGATTAGTTTTGTTTCGATTTTCATGGAGTTAAACCCAACCCGATATAGAATTCAGATACAATAAATGTAGGTTTGAAACCGGCTTCAAACTTAACAGAAAGTTCGGAACTCACGCCTCAAGCAGAAACACCATTAGGTGCTTTCCaataaaaatcatgaaaaatcacctccTTTAGCAGCCGAACTGTAATTCGCTGACACCATCAATAACAATGCAAAAACGGGGATTACCCACATGATAACACTTGAACTTGTCCGATTGGAGCTGTGCTAAACCGCCCGATCATAGCTCACTGCTGAGACTGGATGTCGGAAAGCTAGTGCGCTGATCTTTAGCTTAGCATTCAAAGAAGGTTTGTGCATAAAGGAGGACTCTCTTCCCGGAAGCTGTTTTTGAGAGAATTCTTTCAGAGTCGCTACACACACAACACAGTATTCCGAGGCTCACCTCTTAGTCTTAGCTCCATATTTAAGGGGGTCTCCTCATCAGTAGCTTATAAAAAACGTGGTGCTGTAGGATTttgttgaacatgaaaacaacaAGAAAAACTAATTATCTTTTGCGTATTTTTGAATAATTACTCAAATAAAAAGAGGTTTTTAAAtgtcaaaattaataaaaaaatgtcgGATTTATAAACACGCAGCAGCTCGCCACGGACAACTCAAACTCAAAGATTGAGCCTGTGATTTTCACCTGAAACaaaacattgaaatactttcTTATTCGGAAGGCTTTTTTGCGCAGTATAGACTAAAGCACTCGTTTTTCGTCCTTTTTAGCAGTAAGTGCGTTAATAACATtgtaaaatgagatttttaaaacatg carries:
- the LOC131692729 gene encoding ovochymase-2-like; translation: MWVIPVFALLLMVSANYSSAAKGVPCGQKQLTFLAYIYKGNAALEAEWPWHAAVFRKQSNGGEDYICGGSVISENFVLTAAHCTVSFRMSLSADNFLVKLGLHNKSYPSEHSRTHEVVEVIRHDSFNINNLRNDIALLRTEEDITFSDYIQPICLWPVEKSELNSILSSRGTVAGWGVGDEYKLVDILQQATLSVVDYATCLKSKPEHFSKLLSDDKSNFCAGNQNMTNVCDGDSGGGMYFKIDNAWYIRGIVSAGARSETGRRCDPQQFVTFTDIPYYLRWISQHQENVKKRNLLNLGSCGLDSYNITIPESKKSVFLQYPWTAMLEFKMESSPSIQTICNGALIHPRFVITAGHCVDSSIRKLKLKSVRLGEFNLKTNPDSGKSFSGETVSTTTQSIDVEKVFKHPQFNSPRYDNNVALLKLKHPADATRSNVKPICLPTLEDYNEIYTISGWRRVGRQSHILKRDTALLEDHEKCRSIYGKINISLSSDGNQICGTYYHENVHDCFHFMSGAPLQYVKNADRKNQYFLKGLFSFGFPKCQLNYTDVFININRYAQWIASIVMDEEA